One candidate division WOR-3 bacterium DNA segment encodes these proteins:
- the purF gene encoding amidophosphoribosyltransferase: protein MCGVIGIYGNDDVVYEIYEGLIALQHRGQDSCGIITYNGMFHLKRGMGLVNNVFNEKNIARLKGKIGIGHVRYPTIGVGSLEDAQPFYINYPFGIAMAHNGNVTNYYELRELLEKRFYRKLTSYSDVEVILNMFGVFLEKHIDTKNFFNALCEATKQVFKYVKGSYSVVGIIADYGIFAFRDPYGIKPLVFGKKNNNCYAFASESVAFDMLDFELIRDVYPGEIIFIDKDRKVYSKRLKREKRNYPCIFEYVYFARPDSIIDGIGVYEARLRLGEELGKECLKENIQPDVVIPVPDTARAAAFSVSKILKVDCKEGLIKNRYIPRTFIMPTQKEREIKVRQKLNPIKSEIENKKVLVVDDSIVRGTTSKEIVLLLRKTKAKEVYLAITCPPLRFPCVYGIDMMTRGEFIARKYSIEKIKEIIGADKLIYQTIEGLIRAVGGGKRKDFCTACFTGIYPTKIKKKEIEKLEKERIKQKIIL from the coding sequence ATGTGTGGTGTTATTGGAATTTATGGTAATGATGATGTAGTATATGAAATTTATGAAGGATTGATTGCCCTTCAACATCGGGGACAAGATTCTTGCGGCATAATTACTTATAATGGGATGTTTCATTTAAAAAGGGGGATGGGATTAGTTAATAATGTTTTTAACGAAAAGAATATTGCTCGACTAAAAGGCAAAATAGGAATTGGTCATGTTCGATATCCAACAATTGGTGTTGGCAGTTTAGAGGATGCCCAACCTTTTTATATTAACTATCCCTTTGGAATTGCAATGGCTCATAATGGTAATGTAACTAACTATTACGAATTGAGAGAACTTTTAGAAAAGAGATTTTATAGAAAACTTACTTCTTATTCGGATGTGGAAGTGATTTTAAATATGTTTGGTGTCTTTTTAGAGAAACATATTGATACCAAAAATTTCTTTAATGCTTTATGTGAGGCAACAAAACAGGTATTTAAATATGTGAAAGGTAGTTATTCGGTAGTGGGAATTATTGCTGATTATGGAATTTTTGCTTTTCGGGACCCCTATGGAATAAAACCATTAGTTTTTGGCAAGAAAAATAATAATTGTTATGCCTTTGCTTCTGAAAGTGTTGCCTTTGATATGCTTGATTTTGAACTTATTCGTGATGTTTATCCTGGAGAAATAATCTTCATCGATAAAGATAGAAAAGTTTATTCCAAAAGATTAAAAAGAGAAAAGAGAAATTATCCTTGTATTTTTGAATATGTCTATTTTGCTCGACCCGATTCAATAATTGATGGGATTGGTGTTTATGAGGCAAGATTGAGATTGGGTGAAGAACTGGGCAAAGAATGTTTAAAAGAGAATATTCAGCCGGATGTTGTGATTCCAGTGCCCGATACTGCTAGAGCAGCTGCTTTCAGTGTAAGTAAAATTCTAAAAGTTGATTGTAAAGAAGGATTGATAAAAAATCGGTATATTCCAAGAACTTTTATTATGCCTACTCAAAAAGAAAGAGAAATAAAAGTGAGGCAGAAACTTAATCCAATAAAAAGTGAGATTGAAAATAAAAAGGTATTGGTTGTTGACGATTCTATCGTACGTGGTACAACTTCTAAGGAGATAGTTTTATTATTAAGAAAGACAAAGGCAAAAGAGGTTTATTTAGCAATTACCTGTCCGCCTTTAAGATTTCCCTGTGTTTATGGAATAGATATGATGACAAGAGGTGAATTTATTGCGAGAAAATATAGCATTGAAAAGATAAAAGAAATTATCGGTGCTGATAAACTTATCTACCAAACAATTGAAGGGTTAATAAGAGCGGTAGGTGGTGGTAAAAGAAAAGATTTCTGTACTGCCTGCTTTACTGGTATTTATCCAACAAAAATAAAAAAGAAAGAGATTGAAAAATTAGAAAAAGAAAGAATAAAACAAAAGATTATTTTATAA
- the iorA gene encoding indolepyruvate ferredoxin oxidoreductase subunit alpha — protein sequence MSKALLSGNEAVARGAYEAGCLVACAYPGTPSTEILEEISKYKEIYCEWSVNEKVALEVALGAALAGARSLCAMKHVGLNVASDPLFSSAYIGVNGGFIIVTCDDPGMHSSQNEQDNRFYGLFAKIPVICPSDSQEAKDLTIKAFEISEEFDIPIILRMTTRVSHCKSVVSLGERIEKEIRGYKKDVSKTNLLPQFAKRRHILLEEKIEKLKEYSNNFSYNRFEKGNSDLLIIADGVAYQYAKEVFKDASFLKLTMVYPFPDKLVREICQNYKEIIVVEEVDPFIELMVRSLGFKVKGKDYLPKFDELNPDKLKVFIKREIKEEVKTDNLPRRPPALCPGCPHIGTFYLLQKKDYIITGDIGCYTLGALAPHYAMDTCVCMGASITLACGIEKVNKRINDERPIIAVIGDSTFFHMGLPGLLNMVYNKCNIILFILDNETTGMTGHQDHPGTGKTLMKEETKRILPEDIARACGVEQVYVLNPYKIKENKKIIDKLLKERKQAVVVMREPCIFLKKREKPKEIDIELCTGCKLCIRLGCPAISYEDSKAKINKIFCVGCGMCVEVCPKGAIK from the coding sequence ATGAGCAAAGCTTTATTAAGTGGTAATGAAGCAGTTGCCCGTGGTGCTTATGAAGCAGGTTGTTTAGTTGCCTGCGCCTATCCAGGAACCCCTTCTACCGAAATTTTAGAAGAGATTTCTAAATATAAGGAAATCTATTGTGAATGGTCAGTAAATGAAAAGGTTGCCTTGGAGGTTGCTTTGGGTGCAGCACTTGCTGGTGCCCGTTCTTTGTGTGCAATGAAGCATGTTGGTTTAAATGTTGCCAGTGACCCATTATTCTCTTCAGCTTATATTGGTGTCAACGGTGGCTTTATTATTGTTACCTGTGATGACCCAGGTATGCATTCTTCCCAAAATGAACAAGATAATAGATTTTATGGACTTTTTGCCAAAATTCCAGTAATATGCCCAAGCGATTCCCAAGAAGCAAAGGATTTGACAATTAAGGCATTTGAAATTAGTGAAGAGTTTGATATCCCAATTATTTTAAGAATGACAACAAGGGTTTCTCATTGTAAATCAGTTGTAAGTTTAGGCGAAAGAATAGAGAAGGAGATTAGGGGATATAAGAAAGATGTGAGTAAAACAAATCTTTTGCCCCAGTTTGCTAAAAGAAGGCATATATTATTAGAAGAGAAGATAGAAAAATTAAAAGAATATAGCAATAATTTTTCTTATAACCGATTTGAAAAAGGAAATAGTGATTTATTAATAATTGCTGATGGTGTTGCCTATCAATATGCGAAAGAGGTCTTTAAAGATGCTTCCTTTTTGAAATTGACAATGGTTTATCCATTTCCTGATAAATTGGTAAGGGAAATCTGTCAGAATTATAAAGAGATAATTGTTGTGGAAGAGGTTGACCCTTTTATTGAATTAATGGTAAGAAGTTTGGGATTTAAAGTCAAGGGAAAGGATTATCTGCCAAAGTTTGATGAGTTAAATCCCGATAAGTTAAAAGTTTTTATAAAAAGAGAGATAAAAGAAGAAGTAAAGACTGATAATCTACCAAGAAGACCACCTGCTTTATGTCCTGGTTGTCCACATATTGGGACTTTTTATTTATTACAAAAGAAAGATTATATTATTACTGGTGATATTGGTTGTTATACTTTGGGTGCCTTAGCACCCCATTACGCAATGGATACGTGTGTCTGTATGGGTGCTTCTATTACCTTGGCTTGTGGTATTGAAAAGGTAAATAAAAGAATTAATGACGAAAGACCAATAATAGCCGTTATTGGGGATTCCACTTTTTTTCATATGGGACTTCCTGGACTTTTGAATATGGTTTATAATAAATGTAATATTATTCTTTTTATTTTGGATAATGAAACAACCGGTATGACCGGTCATCAAGACCATCCAGGAACCGGTAAAACATTAATGAAAGAAGAGACAAAAAGAATATTGCCAGAAGATATTGCTCGGGCTTGTGGTGTTGAGCAGGTTTATGTATTAAATCCTTACAAAATAAAAGAGAATAAAAAAATTATTGATAAACTTTTAAAAGAGAGAAAACAAGCAGTTGTTGTGATGAGGGAACCTTGTATTTTCTTAAAGAAAAGAGAAAAACCAAAAGAGATAGATATTGAATTGTGTACTGGTTGTAAACTTTGTATTAGGTTAGGTTGTCCAGCAATCTCTTATGAAGATAGCAAAGCAAAGATTAATAAAATTTTCTGTGTGGGTTGCGGAATGTGTGTTGAAGTCTGTCCAAAAGGAGCAATAAAATGA
- a CDS encoding indolepyruvate oxidoreductase subunit beta translates to MNTINIIICGIGGQGVLLLSDILGEVAMENGFLVKKSEVKGMAQRGGSVISHLRFGEEVYSPLIPLKEADFLLSMEKLEALRYLDYLKEDGILITDNFYLPPLPVLIGENEFDSNIIDKNLKERVKNLYYVPAQNIAKELGDVRVSNIILLGFLSNFLDFKLEDYFKVLERNIKKEYLEINKKAFQKGREFFSH, encoded by the coding sequence ATGAATACTATTAACATTATTATTTGTGGAATTGGTGGTCAAGGAGTATTACTTTTATCTGATATTTTAGGCGAAGTAGCAATGGAGAATGGATTTTTAGTTAAAAAAAGTGAAGTAAAAGGAATGGCACAAAGAGGCGGCAGTGTTATTAGCCATTTAAGATTTGGTGAAGAAGTTTATTCACCATTAATCCCTTTAAAAGAAGCAGATTTTCTTTTAAGTATGGAGAAGTTAGAAGCATTAAGATACTTAGATTATTTAAAAGAAGACGGAATTTTGATTACCGATAATTTTTATCTTCCACCATTACCAGTTTTGATTGGTGAAAATGAATTTGATTCTAATATTATTGATAAAAATTTAAAGGAAAGGGTAAAAAATCTTTATTATGTTCCAGCCCAAAACATTGCCAAGGAACTTGGTGATGTTCGAGTTAGCAATATTATCTTGCTCGGCTTTTTATCTAACTTTTTAGATTTTAAATTAGAAGATTATTTCAAAGTATTAGAAAGAAATATTAAAAAAGAGTATTTAGAAATAAACAAAAAAGCCTTCCAGAAAGGAAGAGAGTTCTTCTCTCATTAA